A genomic region of Paenibacillus sp. PL2-23 contains the following coding sequences:
- a CDS encoding 2'-5' RNA ligase family protein produces the protein MIYGIALFPDKEVQDAANSWRIRHDPHYCHIPAHMTLREAEEWDDVKLERAVKHLDAVSASFKPFEVTFNRVSTFFPVSNTLYYALEDPSQVDNLHRAICSGPGMQQPYNYVYTPHVTIGRKLQEEELHDLYGNLRMTEIRLSSYIDRIHLLYQTEQGGWTAYQSFQLKG, from the coding sequence ATGATTTACGGGATTGCGTTATTTCCGGATAAGGAAGTGCAGGATGCTGCCAACAGCTGGAGAATTCGCCATGACCCCCATTATTGCCATATCCCGGCTCATATGACGCTGCGGGAGGCTGAGGAATGGGATGATGTGAAGCTGGAGCGCGCGGTCAAGCATCTGGACGCGGTATCGGCTTCATTCAAGCCGTTTGAAGTCACGTTCAACCGAGTATCCACGTTTTTCCCTGTCTCCAACACCCTCTATTACGCCCTGGAGGACCCCTCGCAAGTGGATAATCTTCATAGGGCCATATGCAGTGGTCCGGGCATGCAGCAGCCTTACAATTATGTGTACACGCCTCATGTCACCATTGGGCGCAAGCTGCAAGAGGAAGAGCTGCATGACTTGTACGGCAACCTTCGGATGACCGAGATCCGACTGAGCAGCTATATAGACCGCATTCATCTGCTTTATCAGACGGAGCAAGGCGGATGGACAGCTTATCAATCATTTCAGCTGAAGGGATAA
- a CDS encoding ABC transporter permease: MGIPLFRFLFRKMWNTRWLTFSTLAGLTLAVAFATSIPMYADGALKRVVADSLQQKSEGMPAGSLLMKYQSTGGQTTDLAALAELDRYIGTNVPQDIGFTYDTYLKSYSIRSSDIVAEDPAKVDAGRARQLALMTMSGLQSHTELAQGQWFTEGEGQTELIEAVMFEEAMFRNDVHIGDIFEYPVYGGLNLTLRVQIVGAVNPVYAGDPYWYQGLESLLGTLQISEQAFQKVLLEHYQIPMHNAGWYYAFDLSDIQTSQLTPLGRALNRLDIELYQRLKDTRVEISFADTLKEFRRQSLQLQTLLFTLAAPMIAMVFYFIAMNARQSLDKQRSDIAVLRSRGAGTKQIIWIYLLEGLLLGILALAAGPFIGWFMAKSIGSADGFLSFVNRKSIPVGFSMEAIIAGGSAVLLAILATVIPAVIYARSSIVSYKQELARSDRKPLWQRWFIDVLLLCAAGYGWYMFNERQMLTFQTGMTTDQLNVQPFLFFVPALSIFALGLFFLRLFPWLLKLFNWLGRKFLPVPLYLTLTQLSRSSKGYYPLMILLVLTLGLGVYNASAARTIDLNSTERVLYKYGSDVIIQSVWQGTPEVTPQQPPDGGGNGGGGDGGGGGGGNGGGSGGGSGGVPSRVLYTEPPFEIYRELEGVEAAARVLTAKGNVVISGKSIGQGNIMGIDNVDFAQVAWFRDDLYPAHPYKYLNALSYYEQAAIIPAGVAERYQLKGGDTVSVGFADGMLDFTIVGILPYWPTQYPDKTPFIITNLDYVYDQLPIMPYEVWLKMKPDALLAPAVEQLQKEGIELAAVEDVRSELIVQAKHPTRGGVFGILSLGFLVSVVITLAGYILYWFFNLSGRVVQFGVLRAMGLSRKQLTGMLLLEQLFTAGLAIGLGVLIGKLVSKLFLPFLQTADNVAETVPPFRVVFEARDTNQLFAVVGVMMLIGAALLFLHIRRLKVHQAVKMGEER, encoded by the coding sequence ATGGGTATTCCGCTGTTTCGATTTCTGTTCCGCAAAATGTGGAATACGCGTTGGCTCACCTTCAGCACGCTGGCCGGACTTACTTTAGCAGTCGCGTTCGCGACGAGCATCCCGATGTATGCCGACGGGGCGCTTAAGCGTGTCGTCGCCGACTCGCTGCAGCAGAAGAGCGAAGGGATGCCCGCCGGCTCTCTGCTCATGAAATACCAGTCGACGGGAGGCCAGACAACGGACCTTGCGGCGCTTGCTGAGCTGGATCGTTATATTGGTACAAACGTGCCTCAAGATATCGGATTTACATATGATACGTATCTCAAAAGCTATTCGATTCGCAGCTCCGATATCGTAGCGGAGGACCCCGCCAAGGTTGATGCGGGGCGCGCCAGGCAGCTGGCTCTCATGACGATGTCCGGCCTTCAGTCCCATACGGAGCTTGCCCAAGGGCAATGGTTCACGGAAGGCGAAGGCCAGACGGAGCTGATCGAGGCCGTTATGTTCGAGGAAGCGATGTTCCGCAACGACGTTCATATCGGCGATATATTCGAATACCCCGTGTACGGGGGATTAAACCTGACGCTGCGCGTCCAGATCGTTGGCGCCGTAAATCCCGTATATGCAGGGGACCCGTATTGGTATCAGGGGCTGGAGAGCCTCCTTGGCACGCTGCAGATCAGCGAGCAGGCCTTCCAGAAGGTGCTCCTGGAGCATTACCAAATACCGATGCACAATGCGGGCTGGTACTACGCCTTCGATTTGTCGGACATTCAGACGAGCCAGCTGACGCCGCTGGGGCGCGCGCTGAACCGGCTGGATATTGAGCTGTACCAGCGCCTCAAGGATACGCGTGTTGAAATTTCCTTTGCGGATACGCTGAAGGAATTCCGCAGGCAAAGCCTGCAGTTGCAGACGCTGCTCTTCACGCTGGCGGCGCCAATGATCGCGATGGTGTTCTATTTCATCGCGATGAACGCGAGGCAGTCGCTTGACAAGCAGAGGAGCGACATTGCCGTTCTGCGCAGCCGCGGAGCGGGCACCAAGCAAATTATATGGATCTATTTGCTGGAGGGCTTGCTGCTGGGCATCCTCGCACTGGCTGCCGGACCGTTCATCGGCTGGTTTATGGCCAAGAGCATCGGCTCCGCCGACGGCTTCCTGTCCTTTGTCAACCGGAAGTCGATACCGGTGGGCTTCTCTATGGAGGCGATTATCGCGGGAGGCAGCGCTGTCCTGCTGGCGATCTTGGCGACAGTCATTCCAGCCGTCATCTACGCAAGATCGTCTATTGTCAGCTACAAGCAGGAGCTTGCGCGCTCCGACCGCAAGCCGCTGTGGCAGCGGTGGTTCATCGATGTGCTGCTGCTGTGCGCTGCCGGATACGGCTGGTATATGTTCAATGAGCGCCAGATGCTGACCTTCCAGACCGGTATGACGACGGATCAGCTGAACGTGCAGCCGTTCCTGTTTTTTGTGCCGGCGCTGTCGATCTTCGCGCTGGGCTTGTTCTTCCTGCGGCTGTTCCCGTGGCTGCTGAAGCTGTTCAACTGGCTGGGACGCAAGTTCCTTCCGGTGCCGCTGTATCTGACTCTGACGCAGCTGTCCCGTTCCTCCAAGGGCTATTATCCGCTTATGATTCTGCTTGTGCTAACGCTTGGGCTTGGCGTATACAATGCTTCTGCGGCGAGGACAATCGATCTGAACTCTACGGAGCGTGTCTTATATAAATACGGATCAGATGTCATTATTCAGTCCGTATGGCAAGGAACGCCGGAGGTGACACCTCAGCAGCCACCCGACGGCGGGGGCAATGGAGGCGGCGGAGATGGCGGGGGCGGAGGAGGCGGCAATGGAGGCGGCAGCGGCGGTGGCAGCGGTGGTGTACCGTCGCGGGTTCTGTATACGGAGCCGCCGTTCGAAATCTATCGCGAGCTGGAGGGCGTGGAGGCGGCGGCCCGCGTGCTGACCGCAAAAGGCAATGTCGTCATCTCCGGCAAGTCCATCGGCCAAGGCAACATTATGGGCATCGACAACGTTGATTTTGCGCAGGTTGCCTGGTTCAGGGATGATCTCTACCCCGCTCACCCTTACAAGTATTTGAACGCGCTTAGCTATTACGAGCAGGCGGCCATTATACCGGCAGGCGTGGCGGAGAGGTATCAGCTGAAGGGAGGCGATACGGTATCTGTCGGCTTTGCGGATGGCATGCTTGACTTTACGATTGTTGGGATTCTGCCGTATTGGCCAACGCAATACCCGGATAAAACGCCATTTATTATTACGAATCTGGATTATGTCTATGATCAGCTTCCTATTATGCCTTACGAGGTTTGGCTCAAAATGAAGCCGGACGCGCTGCTGGCGCCTGCCGTCGAGCAGCTGCAGAAGGAGGGCATCGAGCTGGCCGCCGTCGAGGACGTCCGCTCCGAGCTGATTGTGCAAGCCAAGCATCCGACGCGAGGCGGCGTATTCGGCATTCTGAGCCTCGGCTTCCTGGTGTCGGTTGTCATCACGCTTGCGGGATATATTCTGTACTGGTTCTTCAACTTGTCGGGACGCGTTGTTCAATTTGGCGTGCTGCGGGCTATGGGATTGTCCCGGAAGCAGCTGACCGGCATGCTTCTGCTGGAGCAGCTGTTCACGGCCGGGCTTGCGATTGGGCTGGGCGTTCTGATTGGCAAGCTCGTCAGCAAGCTGTTCCTGCCTTTCCTGCAGACGGCGGACAATGTGGCGGAGACGGTGCCGCCCTTCCGCGTTGTGTTCGAAGCGAGGGACACCAACCAGCTGTTCGCTGTCGTCGGCGTGATGATGCTGATCGGCGCTGCGCTTCTCTTCCTGCATATCCGCAGACTGAAGGTGCACCAGGCGGTCAAGATGGGAGAGGAGAGGTAG
- a CDS encoding extracellular solute-binding protein, translating to MNKRFAKWSMFGLTLTLFAGLLSGCTGGSEPSESENRVLRIGVLYGGADNEPYFRQQYTDMFEMQHPNIQFEIVGAISYDEQRFQPTEPGKEPAEQPDPYERMKELMTGQNPVDVVVVDYNMLRRFTQDNLLQSLDPMIQKDKFDISDYVPTVIEGIKAAGDGNLYALTPTFYSSALYYNKKLFTDKGVEPPTDKMTWTDLFNKARQVADANEEDPTFGFSFNRWVNDGFSTLNAYTSLLQLRVWDDKGEKMVVNSDPWAQAMDTVVSLYNDGVIPNQQFMNQMYEKRNAAGEPINDPFFGDLFLSGNMAMVIGESYYVNELRRANDNASKIEGFEAIDWDVVTVPVDPMNPESGGNIGLSQLMGINTNAQNAKDAWEFIKFSNSKEWAKLKARSNYELVARKEFLQPIGGMSYNIEAFTMLKPLPPTSNNDDKIYREKPNVWQAQNVGYELFQAVLDGTKEVKEALAEWETRGNAILEGAVEPGGGGVIEPLPMPMPRVQSEVSVETEAVEKVE from the coding sequence ATGAATAAACGATTTGCCAAATGGTCGATGTTCGGATTGACGCTGACGCTGTTCGCAGGTCTGCTGTCCGGATGCACTGGCGGAAGCGAGCCTTCCGAATCCGAAAACCGCGTGCTTCGAATCGGCGTGCTGTACGGCGGTGCAGACAACGAGCCTTATTTCCGCCAGCAATACACCGATATGTTCGAGATGCAGCATCCCAATATTCAATTTGAGATTGTAGGAGCGATCAGCTACGACGAGCAGCGCTTCCAGCCGACGGAGCCAGGCAAGGAGCCTGCTGAGCAGCCGGACCCTTACGAGAGGATGAAAGAGCTCATGACGGGGCAGAATCCTGTTGACGTCGTGGTAGTGGACTACAATATGCTGCGCCGCTTCACGCAAGACAATCTGCTGCAATCTCTGGATCCTATGATTCAGAAGGATAAATTCGATATTAGCGATTACGTGCCGACCGTTATTGAAGGCATCAAGGCAGCAGGGGACGGCAATCTGTACGCCTTAACGCCTACCTTCTATTCCTCTGCGTTATATTACAACAAGAAGCTGTTTACGGACAAAGGCGTTGAGCCTCCTACCGACAAGATGACCTGGACGGATCTGTTCAACAAAGCGCGCCAAGTAGCCGACGCTAATGAAGAAGATCCGACCTTTGGTTTCTCGTTCAACCGCTGGGTGAATGATGGCTTCAGCACGTTGAACGCTTATACATCGCTGCTGCAGCTGCGAGTATGGGATGACAAGGGCGAGAAGATGGTGGTGAACAGCGACCCTTGGGCCCAGGCGATGGATACGGTTGTCAGCCTGTATAATGATGGTGTCATCCCCAACCAGCAGTTTATGAATCAAATGTATGAGAAACGCAACGCTGCCGGCGAGCCGATTAACGATCCTTTCTTCGGCGATTTGTTCCTCAGCGGCAATATGGCTATGGTCATTGGGGAATCGTATTATGTGAATGAGCTGAGACGCGCCAATGACAATGCCAGCAAGATTGAAGGCTTCGAAGCGATTGACTGGGATGTCGTTACGGTTCCGGTCGACCCTATGAATCCTGAATCCGGAGGCAATATCGGTCTCAGCCAGCTGATGGGTATTAATACCAATGCGCAAAACGCAAAAGACGCTTGGGAATTCATTAAATTTTCCAATAGCAAGGAATGGGCGAAGCTGAAGGCGAGAAGCAACTATGAGCTTGTGGCGCGCAAGGAATTTCTGCAGCCGATCGGCGGGATGTCGTACAATATCGAAGCATTTACGATGCTGAAGCCATTGCCGCCAACCTCGAACAACGATGACAAAATTTATCGCGAGAAGCCAAACGTATGGCAAGCGCAAAATGTCGGCTATGAGCTGTTCCAGGCTGTGCTTGACGGCACCAAGGAAGTAAAGGAAGCGCTAGCTGAGTGGGAGACGCGAGGCAATGCCATTCTGGAAGGGGCTGTCGAGCCAGGCGGCGGTGGAGTGATTGAGCCGCTGCCAATGCCGATGCCGCGAGTACAGAGCGAGGTCTCCGTGGAGACGGAAGCCGTCGAAAAGGTGGAATAG
- a CDS encoding ABC transporter ATP-binding protein, with translation MIHCEGLVKIYKTDELEVVALQGLNLTVEDGELMAIIGNSGSGKSTLLNTLGGLDRPSAGQVKVGPWDLLKITEEELVQYKRETVGFIWQNNARNLLPYLSALENVEMPMMLSGKVDRGYAKQLLEWVGLKERMHNKLHQLSGGEQQRVAIAISLSNRPKLLLADEPTGSVDTATSDLIMSIFRTLNQELGITIVIVTHDMSLASKVDRVVAIRDGLTSTEFIKRNPNITDGGELGQRTARGLSQVHEAYVVVDKVGRLQVPKEYLTTLGIKDKASMEFDGERIIISAPKLLGGHDNE, from the coding sequence ATGATACACTGCGAAGGCTTAGTCAAAATATACAAGACCGACGAACTGGAGGTCGTGGCGCTGCAAGGCCTGAACTTAACCGTGGAGGACGGAGAGCTGATGGCGATTATCGGCAACAGCGGCAGCGGCAAATCGACGCTGCTCAATACGCTGGGGGGACTTGACCGGCCTTCGGCCGGCCAGGTCAAGGTGGGGCCATGGGACCTTCTCAAAATTACGGAGGAGGAGCTTGTGCAGTACAAGCGCGAAACGGTTGGCTTCATCTGGCAGAACAATGCGCGCAACCTGCTGCCTTATCTGTCCGCGTTAGAGAATGTAGAGATGCCGATGATGTTATCCGGCAAGGTGGATCGCGGATACGCCAAGCAGCTTCTGGAGTGGGTAGGCTTGAAGGAGCGTATGCACAACAAGCTGCATCAGCTCTCAGGCGGGGAGCAGCAGCGTGTCGCGATTGCGATATCGCTGTCGAATCGTCCTAAGCTGCTGCTGGCGGATGAGCCGACGGGCTCCGTGGATACGGCAACCTCCGATCTCATTATGAGCATATTCCGAACGCTGAACCAAGAGCTTGGCATCACGATCGTGATTGTCACGCATGATATGTCGCTTGCGAGCAAGGTCGACCGCGTAGTCGCGATTCGTGACGGCTTGACCAGCACGGAATTTATTAAACGCAATCCCAATATTACGGATGGAGGTGAGCTCGGTCAGAGGACGGCGCGTGGGCTAAGCCAGGTGCATGAAGCTTACGTCGTCGTCGACAAGGTGGGCCGACTGCAGGTTCCCAAGGAATATTTAACCACGCTTGGCATTAAGGACAAAGCTTCAATGGAATTCGATGGAGAGCGGATCATTATATCTGCGCCAAAATTATTAGGGGGTCATGACAATGAATAA
- a CDS encoding efflux RND transporter periplasmic adaptor subunit → MSMKWWTGNLFKHSCIAAICASLAFTSGCALLPDEKEEEVLPEIVPPQISKKPEYEVTTKTLETKVQVIGKLISLEEETMYFTLGDKHIKEVYVKSGDQVQAGDPIAELDVDDLEKQLRNERLAFRREENLMKETLRTRDEMDPLEFEEKQIAFEEKRQKLTDLEEEISKATIYAPFSGTIVSLSVQKGDTVKAYAPIAIVADTALMTPAAKLTKTELAKVSAGMEAVVTINNAGSFKGQVKQLPIKSTEPSSGGGGGEPNGENKPERPEDFMIVQLAELPEGLHRGTPVAINIITKRTEKAVVIPPSTLRSIGSRTYVQVIDENGKREVDVEVGQQTATDIEILAGLEPGQKVVGR, encoded by the coding sequence ATGTCTATGAAATGGTGGACGGGAAATTTATTTAAGCATTCCTGTATTGCTGCAATATGCGCCTCGCTGGCGTTTACTAGCGGCTGCGCGCTGCTGCCCGACGAGAAGGAGGAGGAGGTGCTGCCGGAAATTGTGCCGCCCCAGATTTCGAAGAAGCCGGAATACGAGGTGACAACGAAGACGCTGGAGACGAAGGTGCAGGTCATCGGCAAGCTGATTTCGCTGGAAGAGGAAACGATGTATTTTACACTGGGCGATAAGCATATCAAAGAGGTGTATGTGAAATCGGGCGACCAGGTGCAGGCCGGTGACCCCATCGCCGAGCTTGACGTGGATGACCTTGAGAAGCAGCTGCGGAATGAAAGATTGGCGTTTCGCCGTGAAGAAAATCTCATGAAGGAAACGCTTCGCACCCGGGACGAGATGGATCCGCTGGAATTCGAGGAGAAGCAGATTGCGTTCGAGGAGAAGCGCCAGAAGCTGACCGATCTGGAGGAGGAAATCAGCAAGGCGACGATATACGCGCCATTCTCAGGCACAATCGTGTCGCTGAGCGTGCAGAAGGGCGATACGGTCAAAGCGTACGCGCCTATTGCGATTGTGGCGGATACGGCGTTGATGACGCCTGCAGCCAAGCTGACCAAAACGGAGCTAGCCAAGGTGTCCGCCGGAATGGAGGCCGTGGTCACGATTAATAATGCCGGAAGCTTCAAGGGACAGGTGAAGCAGCTTCCAATCAAGTCGACGGAGCCGTCGTCAGGAGGGGGCGGCGGAGAACCAAATGGGGAGAACAAGCCGGAGCGGCCAGAGGACTTTATGATCGTGCAGCTGGCGGAGCTCCCGGAAGGTCTTCATCGGGGCACACCGGTAGCTATTAATATTATAACCAAGCGTACGGAAAAGGCCGTTGTAATTCCGCCATCCACGCTGCGGAGCATCGGCTCGCGCACCTACGTGCAAGTGATAGATGAAAACGGCAAGCGCGAGGTGGATGTCGAGGTTGGACAGCAGACGGCGACCGATATCGAAATTTTGGCGGGGCTGGAGCCGGGACAGAAAGTTGTAGGTCGATAA
- a CDS encoding glycosyl hydrolase produces the protein MFEAEGGRLTGVEVGSSVQGYSGIGYVTGFDAETDSVAVAVEAPAAGLYDVTVSYRSASGNKHARLSLNGTPFGDLRLAAAESFTDASAGKMLLKDGRNEIAVTSHWGWYDIDGITIRKALPRGERQVTPTLVDSQATEETKALYRYLVDHYGTHILSGQQTLKEALQLNWDYGKLPAIAGFDLIEYSPTRVERGSSSREVEDMLQWHELGGIVTLAWHWNAPSDLIDSQEQPWWKGFYKEGTTFDLAAALADPDSERYGMLLRDIDAIAVQLQRLQDAGIPVLWRPLHEAEGGWFWWGAQGPEPAKALWRLLYERLTHVHQIHNLIWIWNSEDSAWYPGDGTVDMVSVDSYPEPGDYNPVSRSYEKLVELVGDKKLVALTENGPIPDPELLIGYGANWSWFCTWSGEFIGDGRHNSKVHIRYVLEHDYVITLDELPEWHETP, from the coding sequence GTGTTCGAGGCGGAGGGGGGACGGCTCACCGGAGTGGAGGTGGGGTCGTCTGTCCAAGGTTATTCAGGAATCGGCTATGTGACGGGCTTCGACGCCGAGACGGACTCCGTAGCTGTGGCCGTCGAAGCGCCGGCAGCAGGGTTGTATGATGTGACCGTCAGCTATCGGAGCGCTAGCGGTAACAAGCACGCCCGATTGTCGCTTAACGGAACGCCGTTTGGCGATCTGAGGCTGGCGGCAGCAGAGAGCTTCACGGACGCCTCGGCCGGCAAGATGTTATTGAAGGATGGACGGAATGAAATTGCCGTCACCTCGCATTGGGGCTGGTATGACATTGATGGGATCACGATCCGGAAAGCGCTGCCGAGAGGAGAACGCCAGGTAACGCCTACACTCGTCGATTCACAGGCGACGGAAGAAACGAAAGCGCTTTATCGGTATTTGGTTGACCATTATGGCACCCATATTTTGTCCGGGCAGCAGACCTTGAAAGAGGCGCTGCAGCTGAACTGGGACTATGGCAAGCTGCCGGCCATCGCGGGCTTTGACCTCATTGAATATTCCCCGACCCGCGTGGAGCGCGGCTCTTCGTCCCGGGAAGTTGAGGATATGCTTCAATGGCATGAGCTTGGCGGAATTGTGACGCTTGCCTGGCACTGGAACGCTCCCTCGGATCTGATCGATTCCCAGGAGCAGCCATGGTGGAAGGGGTTCTATAAGGAAGGCACGACCTTCGATCTGGCAGCCGCCCTTGCCGATCCGGACTCGGAGCGGTATGGCATGCTCTTAAGGGATATTGACGCCATCGCCGTGCAGCTGCAACGGCTGCAGGATGCAGGCATCCCGGTGCTGTGGCGGCCGCTTCACGAAGCGGAGGGGGGCTGGTTCTGGTGGGGAGCGCAGGGGCCGGAGCCGGCTAAGGCGTTATGGAGGCTGCTCTACGAACGGCTTACCCATGTGCATCAGATTCATAATTTGATATGGATTTGGAATTCTGAAGATTCCGCTTGGTACCCCGGAGACGGTACGGTCGATATGGTCAGCGTCGATTCGTATCCCGAGCCCGGCGATTACAATCCCGTCAGCCGCAGCTATGAGAAGCTGGTCGAGCTTGTAGGCGATAAGAAGCTGGTCGCATTAACAGAGAACGGTCCCATTCCGGATCCGGAGCTGCTGATCGGCTATGGCGCCAATTGGAGCTGGTTCTGCACGTGGTCAGGGGAATTTATCGGGGACGGCAGGCATAACAGCAAGGTGCATATACGGTATGTGCTGGAGCATGATTATGTCATAACGTTAGATGAGCTGCCGGAATGGCATGAAACTCCTTGA